A genome region from Ligilactobacillus cholophilus includes the following:
- a CDS encoding ATP-dependent Clp protease ATP-binding subunit, with the protein MEYLLTPLAEKAQQSAIENARSHHQLAVGTQDLLVGLVKSMPSVAAIILRDFGIDENDINENILSVNEISEIPGSFSPDRTPKYEKILADAKALANCMDSKKIGTEHILIAIAQNKDTFANHILENLNINSTVMIDRILSQLGINKSTLKRLKKEKNKKKGKSLLSELGKDLTQLARDGKIPPVAGRDHEIQRIIEILMRRTKNNPVLLGQPGVGKTAIVEGLAQLIANKEVPIELEDKRLILLDMGTLVAGTKYRGEFEDRVKKILKEIKDAGNIILFVDEIHTMVGAGGAEGAIDASNIMKPALARGEIQILGATTLDEYHKYIEKDAALERRFATVKVDEPSKKETLTIMKKLRGEYEEFHKVSISDKTLDAAINYSVRYITNRFLPDKALDVLDEASVCAHLRANNKQDGEIKNLEKKAKDKKELMEQKLLSGEYREAAEARIDEHNLRSKIDSILKDKYTIEGKKIDVLPEDIATVISQWTGVPVNQISKTESERLLKLEKTLHERVIGQDEAIDAIAKAIRRSRSGLADPKRPIGSFMFLGPTGVGKTELAKALAASVFGSEESMIRIDMSEYMEKFSTSRLVGAPPGYVGYDEGGELTDRVRENPYSVVLLDEVEKAHPDVFNLLLQVLDDGYLTDSKGRKIDFTNTIIIMTSNLGATDLRDQKEVGFSTLSIQDEYKAMSNKINERLKKTFRPEFLNRIDDILIFHSLTKDELHQIVKLMAKKIILRLKQKDIELKLTPKAIDTIAKVGYDPEYGARPLRRALQNEVEDKLSNALLAGEIHAGSKVTIGSKNGKLNLIIK; encoded by the coding sequence ATGGAATATTTACTAACGCCTCTTGCTGAAAAAGCCCAACAAAGTGCAATTGAAAATGCAAGATCTCATCACCAATTAGCAGTTGGTACACAAGATTTATTAGTGGGATTAGTTAAAAGTATGCCATCAGTTGCAGCAATTATTTTAAGGGATTTTGGAATTGATGAAAATGATATAAATGAAAACATTTTATCAGTAAATGAGATTAGTGAAATACCAGGAAGTTTTTCCCCAGATAGAACACCAAAATATGAGAAAATACTTGCTGATGCTAAAGCTTTAGCAAATTGTATGGACAGTAAAAAAATCGGAACGGAACATATATTGATTGCTATTGCACAAAATAAGGATACATTTGCAAATCATATTTTAGAAAATTTGAATATAAATTCTACAGTGATGATTGATCGAATTTTATCACAGTTAGGAATTAATAAATCTACATTAAAGAGATTGAAAAAAGAAAAGAACAAGAAAAAAGGCAAGTCATTATTAAGTGAGCTTGGTAAGGATTTAACACAGTTAGCACGTGATGGAAAAATCCCTCCAGTTGCTGGTAGAGACCATGAAATTCAACGTATAATCGAAATCTTAATGCGACGTACAAAAAATAATCCGGTTCTTTTAGGACAACCAGGTGTAGGTAAAACCGCAATTGTAGAAGGCTTAGCACAGTTAATTGCAAATAAAGAAGTTCCAATTGAATTAGAAGATAAGCGGTTAATTTTATTAGATATGGGAACATTAGTTGCTGGAACTAAATATCGTGGTGAATTCGAAGACCGAGTAAAGAAAATTTTGAAAGAAATAAAAGATGCCGGTAATATTATTTTATTTGTTGATGAAATACATACAATGGTTGGTGCAGGTGGTGCAGAGGGAGCAATTGATGCATCTAATATAATGAAACCTGCATTAGCTCGTGGTGAAATTCAAATTCTTGGTGCTACTACACTAGATGAATATCATAAATATATCGAAAAAGATGCAGCACTTGAAAGAAGATTTGCTACAGTAAAAGTAGATGAGCCAAGCAAAAAAGAAACTTTAACAATTATGAAAAAATTGCGTGGTGAATATGAAGAATTTCATAAAGTAAGTATTTCAGATAAAACTTTGGATGCAGCAATTAATTATAGTGTTCGATATATTACTAATCGTTTTTTACCAGATAAAGCATTAGATGTATTAGATGAAGCAAGTGTATGTGCACATTTAAGAGCTAATAATAAACAAGATGGCGAAATTAAAAATCTAGAGAAAAAAGCAAAAGATAAAAAAGAATTAATGGAGCAAAAATTATTATCTGGTGAATATAGAGAAGCAGCAGAAGCTCGAATTGACGAACACAATTTAAGATCTAAAATTGATAGCATTTTAAAAGATAAATATACAATTGAAGGGAAAAAAATTGACGTTTTACCAGAAGATATAGCAACTGTTATTTCTCAGTGGACAGGAGTCCCTGTTAATCAAATTTCAAAAACAGAAAGTGAACGTTTATTGAAATTAGAAAAAACATTACATGAACGTGTAATTGGACAAGATGAAGCAATCGATGCTATAGCAAAGGCAATACGGCGTTCTAGAAGTGGTTTAGCAGATCCTAAACGCCCAATTGGGTCATTTATGTTTTTAGGACCTACTGGGGTAGGAAAAACAGAGTTAGCTAAAGCACTAGCTGCGTCTGTTTTTGGTTCTGAAGAATCTATGATTCGAATTGATATGAGCGAATATATGGAAAAATTTTCTACTAGTCGTTTAGTTGGAGCTCCTCCTGGATACGTTGGTTATGATGAAGGTGGAGAGTTAACAGATAGAGTTCGTGAGAATCCATATTCTGTAGTTTTACTTGATGAAGTAGAAAAAGCTCATCCTGACGTCTTTAATTTATTATTACAGGTATTAGATGATGGATATTTAACAGATTCAAAAGGTAGAAAGATTGACTTTACTAATACAATTATTATTATGACATCCAACTTGGGAGCAACAGATTTACGAGATCAAAAAGAGGTTGGTTTTTCAACATTAAGTATTCAAGATGAATATAAAGCAATGTCTAATAAAATCAATGAAAGATTAAAGAAAACATTCCGTCCAGAATTTTTAAACCGTATTGACGATATTTTGATTTTCCATTCATTAACAAAAGATGAATTACATCAGATTGTAAAATTAATGGCGAAAAAAATTATTTTAAGATTAAAACAAAAAGATATAGAATTGAAGTTAACACCTAAAGCTATTGATACAATTGCAAAAGTGGGATATGATCCTGAATACGGTGCACGGCCATTAAGACGTGCATTACAAAATGAAGTAGAAGATAAACTAAGTAACGCTTTGCTTGCTGGAGAAATTCATGCTGGTTCAAAAGTTACAATAGGATCGAAAAATGGAAAGTTAAATTTAATTATTAAATAA
- a CDS encoding CtsR family transcriptional regulator, protein MQNRNVSDIIEKYLKSILADSKQIEIKRAEIAQQFDVVPSQINYVIKTRFNIQNGYIVESKRGGGGYIRIAKVNLANNVNIIDQLIAYIGEQIDARKGFQIIQSLYEDKVLTKKEANLILATIDSNTLSFANKDLEDTVRAKILISVLNRLRYEE, encoded by the coding sequence ATGCAGAACCGAAATGTATCGGATATAATTGAAAAATATTTAAAAAGTATTTTAGCTGATTCAAAACAAATTGAAATAAAAAGAGCAGAAATTGCGCAACAATTTGATGTTGTTCCATCACAAATCAATTATGTAATTAAAACCCGTTTTAATATTCAAAATGGCTATATTGTAGAAAGTAAACGTGGCGGTGGAGGATATATTAGGATTGCTAAAGTTAATTTAGCTAATAATGTCAACATAATAGATCAGTTAATTGCATATATTGGTGAACAAATTGATGCACGCAAAGGATTTCAAATTATTCAAAGTTTATATGAAGATAAGGTACTAACTAAAAAAGAAGCAAATTTAATCTTAGCTACTATTGACAGTAATACATTATCGTTTGCTAACAAAGATTTAGAAGATACGGTTCGTGCAAAAATTTTAATTAGTGTATTAAACAGGTTAAGATATGAAGAGTAA